A window from Pseudobutyrivibrio ruminis HUN009 encodes these proteins:
- a CDS encoding DUF1846 domain-containing protein: MRKLGFSNEKYTEMQSKRIRERIDQFGGKLYLEFGGKLFDDYHASRVLPGFKPDAKITMLKELADKTEIVIAIKAGDIEKNKVRGDIGITYDMDLLRLIDAFTSYGLYVGSVVLTQFAEQPSAVAYEKKLKALGLKVFRHYIIPGYPSNIPFIVSDEGFGKNDYIETTRPLVVVTAPGPGSGKMATCLSQLYHESKRGVKAGYAKFETFPIWNLPLNHPVNLAYEAATADLNDVNMIDPFHLDAYGETVVNYNRDVEVFPVLKAMFEKISGESPYKSPTDMGVNMAGNAIVDDDVCRNASNQEIIRRYYEAIVAKRKGDGSDSAIQKLELLMEKAGISVADRPVVSAANIKAEQTGVPCAAMELPDGQIITGKTSQMLGASSAMMLNALKHLAGIPDEIKLISPEILTPIMNLKTKHLGDHNPHLHLNELLIALSMESISNENAKKAYDCIPMMEGAEVHSSVILSSVDVGVFKQLGVHLTCEPRYEGNKLYHS, encoded by the coding sequence ATGAGAAAATTAGGATTCAGTAACGAAAAGTACACAGAGATGCAATCAAAAAGAATTAGAGAGCGCATCGATCAATTTGGTGGAAAGCTTTATCTTGAGTTTGGTGGAAAGCTTTTTGACGATTACCATGCGTCAAGAGTTTTGCCAGGATTTAAGCCGGATGCCAAAATCACTATGCTCAAGGAGCTTGCAGACAAAACAGAAATCGTAATCGCTATCAAGGCTGGCGATATCGAGAAAAACAAGGTTCGTGGAGATATCGGTATCACATACGATATGGATCTTCTCAGACTTATCGATGCCTTTACAAGCTATGGCCTTTATGTAGGTTCTGTTGTTCTTACTCAGTTTGCAGAGCAGCCATCAGCAGTAGCATACGAGAAAAAGCTTAAAGCCCTTGGTCTTAAGGTATTCAGACACTATATCATTCCAGGTTACCCATCAAACATTCCATTCATTGTATCTGATGAGGGATTTGGAAAGAATGACTATATTGAAACAACTCGTCCACTTGTAGTTGTCACAGCACCTGGCCCAGGAAGTGGAAAGATGGCTACATGCCTTTCTCAACTTTACCATGAGTCAAAGCGTGGCGTAAAAGCAGGATATGCTAAGTTCGAAACATTCCCAATCTGGAACTTACCACTTAACCATCCTGTAAACCTTGCTTACGAGGCTGCTACAGCAGATTTGAATGATGTCAACATGATTGACCCATTCCATCTTGACGCATACGGAGAGACTGTTGTTAACTACAACCGTGATGTTGAAGTATTCCCAGTTCTTAAGGCAATGTTTGAAAAGATTTCTGGGGAATCTCCATACAAGTCACCTACAGACATGGGTGTAAACATGGCAGGAAACGCAATTGTGGATGATGATGTTTGCAGAAACGCATCAAACCAGGAAATCATCCGTCGTTACTATGAAGCTATAGTTGCAAAGCGCAAGGGCGATGGAAGTGATTCAGCTATTCAGAAGCTTGAGCTTTTAATGGAAAAGGCAGGCATTTCAGTAGCCGACAGACCAGTTGTATCTGCAGCAAACATCAAGGCAGAGCAGACTGGAGTACCATGCGCAGCTATGGAGCTTCCAGATGGTCAGATTATCACAGGTAAGACTTCTCAGATGCTTGGTGCTTCATCAGCTATGATGCTTAACGCATTAAAGCATTTGGCAGGCATCCCTGATGAGATTAAGCTTATCTCACCTGAGATTCTTACACCTATTATGAATCTTAAGACAAAGCATTTAGGTGACCACAATCCACACCTTCATTTGAATGAGCTTCTTATTGCCCTTTCAATGGAATCAATCAGCAACGAAAATGCAAAGAAGGCATATGATTGCATTCCAATGATGGAAGGTGCAGAGGTACATTCATCAGTTATTCTTTCTTCTGTAGACGTAGGTGTATTTAAGCAGCTTGGGGTTCACCTTACATGTGAGCCACGTTACGAAGGCAACAAGCTTTATCACAGCTAA
- a CDS encoding HAD family hydrolase, whose amino-acid sequence MIKTIIFDIGGVLIGYDWTAYMMKEFNNDAELVERIKANVFGDKWAEVDRGVLTNEELVASFIKDAPDIKDEIIHFWETAGDALWQYDFAKDWIRDLKSRGYQLLYLSNWSSHMREGALKQLDFLPMLDGGVFSYEEKLIKPDHAIYNRIIEKYNLVPEECVFIDDSKPNVIAARECGLNAVWAKDKNHEIALKELEALLQ is encoded by the coding sequence ATGATAAAAACTATTATTTTTGATATTGGTGGAGTCCTTATCGGCTATGATTGGACTGCATATATGATGAAGGAATTTAATAACGATGCTGAGCTAGTTGAGCGAATCAAGGCTAATGTCTTTGGTGATAAATGGGCCGAGGTTGATAGAGGCGTTCTTACAAATGAAGAATTGGTAGCCTCTTTTATAAAGGATGCCCCTGATATAAAGGATGAAATCATTCATTTCTGGGAGACTGCTGGTGATGCACTTTGGCAGTACGACTTTGCAAAGGATTGGATTCGCGACTTAAAAAGTCGTGGCTATCAGCTGCTTTACCTTTCAAACTGGTCTTCTCACATGAGGGAAGGCGCACTAAAGCAACTTGATTTTCTTCCAATGCTTGATGGAGGTGTATTTTCATACGAAGAAAAGCTAATCAAACCAGACCATGCCATCTATAATCGTATAATCGAAAAATATAATTTAGTTCCTGAGGAATGCGTATTTATTGATGACAGCAAACCAAACGTAATCGCTGCCAGAGAATGCGGTTTGAATGCCGTATGGGCAAAGGACAAGAATCACGAAATTGCCCTTAAAGAATTAGAAGCTCTTTTGCAATAA
- the rsmH gene encoding 16S rRNA (cytosine(1402)-N(4))-methyltransferase RsmH has translation MEEKKHKRRVHYSGKYPKKFEEKYKEHNPEKYADTIEHVISKGSTPAGMHISIMVQEILDFLQIQPGQQGLDCTLGYGGHTRKMLEQLQGQGIMYGLDVDPIESAKTVERLRKAGFGEDNFQFRLINFANIDKVAEEAGQFDFVLADLGVSSMQIDNPERGFSYKIDGPLDLRLDPAHGESAAERLHNITEEEFVGMMIENSDEPYAEEIAHKVFTLMAKGNPMDTTTTLREAIAEALWKVPKDEKDQAIKKSCARVFQALRIDVNSEFEVLYAFLEKLPGILKPGGRVAILTFHSGEDRLVKKSFKELKKAGVYADVSSDVIRPSAEECRINPRSKSTKMRWAIKQ, from the coding sequence ATGGAAGAAAAAAAGCATAAACGACGAGTTCATTACTCAGGAAAATATCCAAAGAAGTTTGAGGAAAAATATAAGGAGCATAATCCTGAAAAATATGCAGATACAATTGAGCATGTAATAAGCAAAGGCTCAACACCTGCTGGCATGCATATTTCTATTATGGTGCAGGAAATTCTGGATTTCTTGCAGATACAGCCAGGACAGCAGGGGCTGGATTGTACCCTTGGATATGGTGGCCACACCAGAAAAATGCTGGAGCAGCTTCAGGGCCAGGGTATTATGTACGGTTTGGATGTGGATCCAATCGAATCTGCAAAAACTGTGGAGCGTTTGCGCAAAGCCGGATTTGGAGAGGACAATTTTCAGTTTAGACTTATCAATTTTGCAAACATAGATAAGGTAGCCGAGGAAGCAGGCCAGTTTGATTTTGTTCTTGCAGATTTAGGAGTATCTTCAATGCAGATTGATAATCCAGAGCGTGGTTTTTCTTATAAGATAGATGGTCCGTTGGATTTAAGACTGGACCCTGCTCATGGTGAAAGTGCGGCAGAACGTCTTCACAACATCACTGAAGAAGAGTTTGTTGGAATGATGATAGAGAATTCTGACGAGCCATATGCTGAGGAAATCGCACACAAGGTGTTTACACTTATGGCAAAAGGAAATCCTATGGACACCACCACAACGCTCCGCGAGGCAATTGCAGAGGCACTTTGGAAGGTCCCAAAGGATGAAAAGGACCAGGCTATTAAAAAGAGCTGTGCCAGAGTATTCCAGGCACTTCGTATAGACGTTAATAGCGAGTTTGAAGTGTTATACGCATTCCTTGAAAAACTACCAGGGATTTTAAAGCCAGGGGGCAGAGTTGCCATCCTTACCTTCCATTCAGGAGAGGATAGACTTGTAAAGAAATCATTTAAGGAATTGAAGAAAGCGGGAGTGTATGCTGATGTTTCTTCAGATGTGATACGTCCATCGGCGGAGGAATGCAGAATCAATCCTAGAAGTAAATCTACCAAGATGAGATGGGCAATAAAACAGTAA
- a CDS encoding Gfo/Idh/MocA family protein: MVLGIAGNGVIVGEVLSFIDEIEFEKIYICGREKSKDKLDAMAAKYHLDTVFTDYDEMLKSDVDVVYVGVLNDLHYEYSKRAILAKKHVICEKPVTKTLAEFQELVDLAKANKVMYFEAMSIYHMPAYKQLQQDVKLAGDLKLCVFNYSQMSSRYGKFHSGEMVPAVFDPAHDGGALRDLNVYNISAMVGLFGEPKSVRYDANMEKGVDTSGVLTADYGNFKVLCIGAKDCMAPGPSTIQGVDATICIYPHVNGMTEYDVLFNDADTETKEVSLSDGSHRLYFEFAEFKRIIQEKDFEANEKLLKCSAQVMSIIEKTN, translated from the coding sequence ATGGTTTTAGGAATAGCAGGAAACGGTGTTATTGTTGGGGAAGTGCTTTCGTTTATTGACGAGATTGAGTTTGAAAAGATTTATATTTGTGGCAGAGAGAAAAGCAAAGATAAGCTGGATGCCATGGCAGCAAAATATCATTTAGATACCGTATTTACGGACTATGATGAAATGCTTAAGTCTGACGTTGACGTTGTATACGTAGGTGTACTTAATGATTTGCACTATGAATACTCAAAGAGAGCTATTTTGGCAAAGAAGCATGTTATTTGCGAAAAGCCTGTTACAAAGACCCTTGCTGAGTTTCAGGAGCTTGTAGATTTAGCGAAGGCTAATAAGGTTATGTATTTTGAGGCTATGAGTATTTACCATATGCCAGCTTACAAGCAGCTGCAGCAGGATGTTAAGTTAGCTGGAGATTTAAAGCTTTGTGTATTCAACTACAGCCAGATGTCTAGCAGATATGGCAAGTTCCACAGTGGAGAAATGGTGCCAGCGGTGTTTGACCCTGCCCATGATGGAGGTGCCCTTAGGGATTTAAATGTCTACAACATATCTGCAATGGTTGGTCTTTTTGGAGAGCCAAAATCAGTTCGATATGATGCTAATATGGAAAAGGGCGTTGATACAAGCGGCGTACTTACTGCAGACTATGGCAATTTCAAGGTTCTTTGTATTGGAGCCAAGGATTGTATGGCGCCTGGTCCATCAACAATCCAGGGTGTAGATGCAACAATCTGTATTTACCCTCACGTAAATGGCATGACAGAATACGATGTTCTTTTCAATGATGCTGATACAGAAACAAAAGAGGTTTCTCTTTCGGATGGAAGTCATAGACTTTACTTTGAATTTGCAGAATTCAAGCGCATCATTCAGGAGAAGGATTTTGAAGCCAATGAAAAATTGCTAAAATGCAGTGCGCAGGTAATGAGCATTATCGAAAAAACGAATTAA
- a CDS encoding GGDEF domain-containing protein, which yields MYPNKYLFLGYIGYFLIFLLDPLDILYAMYYLDCWMDDEDLKHRRPIRYCFELFAVLNIVFVSISALFGLKWFFYFENGIYYRGQFFFIRAGFMLLFIFMLLVYALVFNKHILSEYKAAVLFLPALSLIGALLQIFIANIDCTYAGISLGCLILFFYYQSRDVNIDYLTGVLNRRGLDIKMQDMVKSSISSGKDFTAVMMDVDNFKDINDSMGHEEGDKAIKIIADILVDIFGRSAAIGRFGGDEFCVITDEMDMNQINEKIDEVRSQVEKQSARNNWPHGVGISCGFQSYNHDSSLTAKQFQELIDKLMYVEKQAHHQLS from the coding sequence ATGTATCCGAATAAGTATTTATTCTTGGGATATATTGGATACTTTCTAATCTTCCTATTGGATCCACTTGATATATTGTATGCCATGTATTATCTGGATTGCTGGATGGATGATGAAGATTTAAAGCATAGACGTCCAATCAGATACTGCTTCGAACTGTTTGCAGTTTTGAATATAGTATTCGTTTCAATATCAGCGTTGTTCGGGCTGAAATGGTTTTTCTATTTTGAAAATGGTATTTACTATCGCGGTCAATTCTTCTTTATAAGAGCTGGATTTATGCTGTTGTTCATTTTCATGTTGCTTGTTTATGCGCTGGTATTCAATAAACACATCTTGAGTGAGTACAAGGCGGCAGTGTTGTTTTTGCCTGCATTATCATTAATTGGTGCATTGCTACAAATATTCATCGCCAATATTGATTGCACTTATGCAGGTATCTCATTGGGCTGCTTGATTTTATTTTTCTATTATCAAAGTCGAGATGTAAACATCGACTACCTCACTGGTGTATTAAACAGAAGAGGACTTGATATCAAGATGCAGGACATGGTTAAAAGTTCCATTTCTAGTGGAAAAGACTTTACTGCAGTCATGATGGATGTTGATAATTTCAAAGATATTAATGATAGTATGGGTCATGAGGAAGGGGATAAGGCAATCAAAATCATTGCTGATATTCTTGTGGATATTTTTGGAAGGTCTGCAGCCATAGGACGTTTTGGAGGAGATGAGTTTTGTGTAATCACTGACGAAATGGACATGAACCAGATAAACGAAAAGATTGATGAGGTTAGAAGCCAGGTAGAAAAGCAGAGCGCTCGTAATAATTGGCCACATGGTGTGGGCATAAGCTGTGGCTTCCAAAGCTATAATCATGACAGCAGTCTTACTGCAAAACAGTTTCAAGAACTTATAGACAAGCTGATGTATGTGGAAAAACAGGCCCATCACCAGTTGTCTTGA
- a CDS encoding helix-turn-helix domain-containing protein has protein sequence MIISERIFKLMDEKGVSQLQLAEKTGIAQSTISDWKRKKTNPSSDKIMAICDVLDVSPFELLQDTIPSKGAGEVDFLIASEGTAEYAVLKKMEKLNKKTKEELTNYVKGLRNKK, from the coding sequence ATGATTATTAGTGAACGTATCTTTAAGTTGATGGATGAAAAAGGTGTTTCGCAGCTTCAGTTAGCAGAAAAGACAGGGATTGCTCAAAGCACTATCAGTGATTGGAAGAGAAAGAAAACAAACCCATCATCAGACAAGATTATGGCCATCTGCGATGTACTAGATGTTTCACCTTTTGAGTTACTTCAGGACACAATTCCTTCTAAAGGGGCAGGAGAGGTTGATTTCCTTATTGCCAGTGAAGGAACTGCAGAATACGCTGTTCTCAAAAAGATGGAAAAACTTAATAAGAAAACAAAAGAAGAACTTACAAATTATGTTAAGGGATTAAGGAATAAGAAATAA
- a CDS encoding cation diffusion facilitator family transporter: MDRNKKIIQTSLIGIVANCFLAGFKAFVGLITGSIAIVLDAVNNLSDALSSVITIVGTRIANKAPDKKHPLGHGRVEYITAAIIAIIISYAGITSLIESIKKIIEPQYPEYNTASLIIVAVAVVVKIVLGTYVKKVGESVNSGSLIASGEDAKLDSVISATTLVAAIIFIVFGISLEAWLGALISIIIIKSGYDMISETISQILGERVEMQLSHDVKRAVVSFDEVLGAYDLSLHNYGPNRYVGSIHIEVDEDMEMAHLDQLQRQIFHKVYQETGVGLEGIGIYCKNKKDSPADILRKELSKFVKTFDYVKQIHGFYFDEANQSVNFDVVISFDDPNRKKTFESINNALKEKYPQYTFNLNLDIDLSD; encoded by the coding sequence ATGGACAGAAATAAAAAGATCATTCAAACCAGTTTGATTGGTATTGTTGCCAATTGCTTTTTGGCGGGATTTAAGGCGTTTGTTGGTCTTATTACAGGATCAATTGCAATTGTCCTTGATGCAGTAAATAACTTAAGTGATGCCTTATCATCGGTAATTACCATTGTCGGTACTAGAATTGCCAATAAGGCACCAGATAAAAAGCATCCACTGGGACACGGTAGAGTTGAATATATCACTGCTGCCATCATTGCAATTATCATTTCATATGCCGGCATAACATCACTTATCGAATCAATTAAGAAAATAATTGAGCCACAGTATCCAGAATACAACACAGCAAGCCTTATTATTGTGGCTGTTGCTGTAGTTGTAAAGATTGTACTTGGAACATACGTTAAAAAAGTTGGGGAGAGTGTTAATTCAGGTTCACTTATCGCATCTGGTGAGGATGCAAAGCTGGATTCGGTTATCTCTGCAACAACACTTGTAGCTGCAATCATTTTTATTGTATTTGGTATAAGTCTTGAGGCTTGGCTTGGTGCCCTCATCTCAATCATCATTATCAAATCAGGCTACGATATGATTTCAGAAACAATCTCACAGATTCTTGGAGAACGCGTAGAAATGCAGCTTTCTCATGATGTAAAGAGAGCTGTTGTTAGCTTTGATGAAGTTCTAGGGGCATATGATCTTAGCTTACACAATTATGGACCAAACCGTTACGTTGGTTCGATACATATTGAGGTTGATGAGGATATGGAAATGGCTCATCTTGATCAGCTTCAAAGACAAATCTTTCATAAGGTATATCAGGAGACAGGTGTTGGCCTTGAAGGAATCGGCATCTACTGCAAAAACAAAAAGGATTCACCAGCTGACATACTTAGAAAAGAGCTTTCAAAGTTTGTAAAGACATTCGATTATGTTAAGCAGATTCATGGATTCTATTTTGATGAAGCAAATCAGAGTGTCAACTTCGATGTGGTTATCAGCTTCGATGACCCAAATAGAAAAAAGACTTTTGAAAGTATTAATAATGCACTTAAGGAAAAATATCCACAATATACATTTAATCTTAACTTGGACATCGACTTAAGTGATTAA
- a CDS encoding phospho-sugar mutase produces MDYKARYNEWLEKLSDTDPLKSELQGIAGDEKEIEDRFYQDLSFGTAGLRGKVGAGTNRMNFFTVGKATQGVADFIVSKGKDACEKGVVIAHDPRHFSKEFSQLAAGIFAANGIKVYVFPDLRPTPELAFMIRRLGTVSGINITASHNPREYNGYKAYWDDGCQVSSEIADGMTECINAVDIWTGIKKSDFEQGVKDGKIIVLGAEYDREYLDKIESLAIHEGDELDLSIPLVYTPLNGCGSIPFRQMLNDRGFSNWTIVPEQENPDPNFTTVGYPNPEDPKAFKLSEEYGRKFGAELLMATDPDSDRFAIEIRDSEGNYVPLNGNQTGYLLVNYVLEGHKDAGTLPAKGAMVKSIVTSTLSTIMAKAYGVEMFETLTGFKNICGKIPYLHENGYKYLFGYEESVGYAICEDIRDKDGISAGMMVAEAAAYYRKQGKTLWDVLQEIYAKCGYFAEDEPNIILEGIPGAQRIQRMMKWFRENLPTEVAGAKVEKVIDYINGYEDIPPQNAIRLFLDNGSWFAIRPSGTEPKIKFYFYSNQDSRENALKVNGQIKDEIFALINSVE; encoded by the coding sequence ATGGATTATAAAGCACGTTACAATGAATGGCTTGAAAAGCTTTCAGATACAGATCCATTAAAATCAGAGCTCCAGGGAATCGCTGGAGATGAAAAGGAAATCGAGGATAGATTCTATCAGGATCTTTCTTTTGGTACAGCCGGACTTCGTGGTAAGGTTGGCGCAGGTACTAATAGAATGAACTTCTTTACTGTTGGTAAGGCTACACAGGGTGTTGCAGATTTTATTGTTTCAAAGGGGAAGGATGCCTGCGAAAAGGGTGTTGTTATCGCACACGACCCACGTCATTTTTCTAAGGAGTTTTCTCAGCTTGCAGCTGGTATTTTTGCAGCAAATGGAATCAAGGTTTATGTATTCCCAGATCTTAGACCTACACCAGAGCTTGCATTTATGATTAGACGCCTTGGTACAGTTTCAGGTATCAACATTACAGCCAGCCACAACCCTAGAGAATACAATGGTTACAAGGCATATTGGGATGATGGATGCCAGGTTTCATCTGAAATTGCAGATGGCATGACAGAGTGCATCAATGCTGTAGATATTTGGACAGGTATCAAAAAATCAGACTTTGAGCAGGGTGTTAAGGATGGTAAAATTATCGTTTTAGGCGCTGAATATGACAGAGAGTACCTTGATAAGATTGAATCTTTAGCTATTCACGAAGGCGATGAGCTTGATCTTTCTATTCCTCTTGTTTACACACCACTTAACGGATGCGGTTCAATCCCATTTAGACAGATGCTCAACGACAGAGGTTTCTCAAACTGGACAATCGTTCCAGAGCAGGAGAATCCAGATCCTAACTTTACAACAGTTGGATATCCAAACCCAGAGGATCCAAAGGCATTTAAGCTTTCTGAGGAGTATGGACGCAAGTTTGGAGCAGAGCTTCTTATGGCCACTGATCCAGATTCAGACAGATTTGCAATTGAGATTCGTGACAGTGAGGGCAACTACGTACCTCTTAACGGTAACCAGACAGGATACCTTCTTGTAAATTACGTTCTTGAAGGACACAAGGATGCCGGCACACTTCCAGCAAAGGGAGCAATGGTTAAGTCAATCGTTACATCTACACTTTCTACAATCATGGCAAAGGCTTATGGTGTGGAAATGTTTGAAACACTTACAGGTTTCAAGAACATTTGTGGAAAGATTCCATATCTTCACGAGAACGGATACAAATATCTCTTTGGATATGAGGAGTCTGTAGGATACGCTATCTGCGAAGATATCCGCGACAAAGACGGTATCTCAGCTGGTATGATGGTTGCTGAGGCAGCTGCATACTATCGCAAGCAGGGCAAGACTCTTTGGGATGTTCTTCAGGAAATCTACGCTAAGTGTGGTTATTTCGCAGAGGATGAACCAAACATCATCCTTGAGGGAATTCCTGGTGCACAGCGCATCCAGCGTATGATGAAGTGGTTCCGCGAGAACCTTCCTACAGAGGTAGCTGGTGCAAAGGTTGAGAAGGTTATTGATTACATCAATGGATACGAGGACATTCCACCACAGAATGCAATTCGTCTCTTCCTTGATAATGGTTCATGGTTTGCAATCCGCCCATCAGGTACAGAACCAAAGATTAAGTTCTACTTCTATTCAAATCAGGATAGCAGGGAGAACGCACTTAAGGTTAACGGACAGATTAAGGACGAAATCTTCGCTCTTATTAATTCGGTAGAGTAA
- a CDS encoding ABC transporter ATP-binding protein yields MSFVEFKNVGKIYKTGEVKIEALHDVNFEIEEGEFCIIVGASGAGKTTILNILGGMDTLTSGGVYLADRDVSGYSPRELTSYRRYDVGFVFQFYNLVGNLTAKENVELAAQICNDPIPAEEILTQVGLADRMNNFPAQLSGGEQQRVAIARALAKNPKLLLCDEPTGALDDATGRAVLKLLQDTCKKKGKTVVVITHNHALTGMADRVISVKSGTVVDITLNEHPKSVDEIVY; encoded by the coding sequence ATGAGTTTTGTAGAGTTTAAGAATGTTGGAAAAATATATAAGACTGGAGAGGTGAAGATAGAGGCTCTCCACGATGTTAATTTTGAAATAGAAGAAGGAGAGTTCTGCATTATTGTAGGGGCTTCCGGCGCAGGTAAGACTACGATTTTGAATATCCTAGGTGGAATGGATACTCTTACATCGGGAGGAGTTTATCTGGCTGATAGGGACGTGTCTGGATATTCACCTAGGGAGCTGACCAGCTACCGCAGATATGATGTAGGTTTTGTTTTTCAGTTCTACAACCTGGTTGGAAATCTTACAGCAAAGGAAAATGTGGAGCTGGCGGCTCAGATTTGCAATGATCCAATTCCAGCAGAGGAGATTTTGACTCAAGTAGGGCTTGCAGACAGAATGAATAACTTCCCGGCTCAGCTTTCCGGTGGCGAACAGCAGCGAGTTGCCATAGCAAGAGCCTTGGCAAAGAACCCTAAGCTTTTGCTTTGTGATGAACCAACTGGTGCGTTGGATGATGCTACAGGTAGAGCAGTTCTAAAGCTTTTGCAGGACACATGCAAAAAGAAGGGCAAAACAGTTGTTGTAATTACTCATAATCATGCTCTTACAGGTATGGCAGATAGAGTTATTTCTGTTAAATCAGGCACGGTTGTAGATATTACTTTGAATGAGCATCCTAAGAGTGTGGATGAGATAGTTTACTAG